One stretch of Corallococcus soli DNA includes these proteins:
- a CDS encoding peptidase domain-containing ABC transporter, translated as MAPESKPSLQSRFPALRRLSARVGRHRIPEFRQMALTDCGAACLAMVLGYHGRHVTLQEVRESAGVARDGLTALTLLNAARRLGLRGRGASLDVDQLHFLPTATILHWRFTHFVVFERAEKDWVEIIDPAQGRRRVSMEVFRQSFTGVVLLLEPAEGFERGRSETPGLGRYIVPLFRQSGTLGRIFSLSLMLQLFTLAIPILTGVVVDRVIPRTDHSLLFVMGAGLLGLIVFQFLTSLVRGYLLTELRTRVDSELTLGTLEHLVSLSFPFFQLRPVGDLMMRLNMNAMVRDILSTGTLSTMLDGLLVLIYMAILLVASPLLCLLVLGLGALQLLVFALSQRKQRSLLSQNLEQDSRNQSYQLEMLAGMQTLKAFGVEARSVQLYSNLFVDSLNLSVKRGVLSTWVESFTSTLRLASPLLLLLLGAWRVMEGELTTGQMLGVNALASAVLVPLANLVSTAGQFLLLRTYLERLNDVMDAPPERSRDRVGRSLQLTGACELDHVSFRYDKSGPLVVQDVSVRILPGQMVAIVGRSGAGKSTLANLLLSLYLPTSGRIVMDGADLNDLDLQSVRSQMGVVLQEPSFFGTTVRANIALNDTDIPLDAVMSAAQQAQIHDDIMAMPLKYDTPLSSFGQGLSGGQRQRLGLARALVRKPAMLLLDEATSALDALTEARVHDALAALRCTRVVIAHRMSTVVNANLILVMEAGRLVEQGSHRELMARGGIYASLIHAQLRGHLPPDEEPLPMRVSGT; from the coding sequence ATGGCACCTGAATCCAAGCCCTCGCTCCAAAGCCGATTTCCGGCGCTGCGCCGGCTTTCAGCCCGGGTGGGCAGGCACCGAATCCCCGAATTCCGGCAGATGGCGCTCACGGACTGCGGAGCTGCCTGTCTAGCCATGGTCCTGGGCTACCACGGAAGGCACGTGACGCTCCAGGAGGTGCGTGAGAGCGCGGGCGTCGCCCGGGACGGTCTCACCGCGCTCACCCTTCTGAATGCCGCGCGGCGTTTGGGCCTGCGCGGACGTGGCGCATCCCTGGACGTGGACCAACTGCACTTCCTGCCCACCGCCACCATCCTCCATTGGCGCTTCACCCACTTCGTCGTCTTCGAACGAGCGGAAAAAGACTGGGTGGAGATCATCGATCCCGCGCAGGGACGGCGCCGGGTTTCCATGGAGGTCTTCCGGCAGTCCTTTACCGGAGTGGTCCTGCTGCTTGAGCCTGCCGAGGGCTTCGAGCGGGGCAGGAGCGAGACTCCGGGGCTGGGACGCTACATCGTGCCGCTGTTCCGTCAGTCCGGCACCCTGGGACGCATCTTCAGCCTGTCGTTGATGCTCCAGCTCTTCACCCTTGCCATCCCCATCCTGACGGGCGTGGTGGTGGACCGGGTCATCCCTCGAACGGACCACTCCCTGTTGTTCGTCATGGGGGCCGGGCTGTTGGGCCTCATCGTCTTCCAGTTCCTGACGTCGCTTGTCCGTGGATACCTGTTGACCGAACTGCGCACGCGGGTGGACTCGGAGCTGACGCTGGGCACGCTCGAGCATCTGGTGAGCCTGTCGTTCCCGTTCTTCCAGCTGCGGCCGGTCGGCGACCTGATGATGCGACTGAACATGAACGCCATGGTGCGGGACATCCTGTCCACCGGCACCCTGTCCACCATGTTGGATGGCTTGCTGGTGTTGATCTACATGGCCATCCTCCTGGTCGCGAGCCCGCTCCTGTGCCTGCTGGTCCTGGGCCTGGGGGCATTGCAGCTCCTCGTGTTCGCCCTCTCCCAGCGCAAGCAGCGCAGCCTGCTGTCCCAGAACCTGGAGCAGGACTCGCGCAACCAGAGCTATCAACTGGAGATGCTGGCGGGCATGCAGACCCTCAAGGCCTTCGGTGTCGAGGCCCGTTCGGTGCAGCTCTATTCCAACCTCTTCGTGGACTCACTCAATCTGTCCGTGAAGCGGGGCGTGCTTTCCACATGGGTGGAGTCGTTCACCAGCACCCTGCGGTTGGCGTCCCCGTTGCTGCTGCTCCTGCTGGGGGCGTGGCGGGTCATGGAAGGTGAGCTGACCACCGGCCAGATGCTGGGCGTCAACGCCCTGGCCAGCGCGGTCCTGGTCCCCCTGGCCAACCTCGTCTCCACTGCGGGGCAGTTCCTCCTGTTACGGACCTACCTGGAGCGCCTGAACGACGTGATGGACGCACCTCCCGAACGCTCCCGGGACAGGGTGGGGCGCTCCCTGCAACTGACGGGTGCGTGCGAGTTGGACCATGTGTCGTTCCGGTATGACAAGTCCGGGCCGCTCGTCGTCCAGGACGTTTCGGTTCGCATCCTACCGGGACAGATGGTGGCCATCGTTGGCCGCTCGGGAGCGGGGAAATCCACCCTGGCCAACCTGTTGCTGAGCCTGTACCTGCCCACTTCGGGTCGCATCGTCATGGATGGAGCAGACCTGAATGACCTCGACTTGCAATCGGTTCGCAGCCAGATGGGCGTGGTCCTCCAGGAGCCTTCGTTCTTCGGTACCACCGTTCGCGCCAACATCGCACTCAACGACACCGACATCCCGCTGGATGCGGTGATGAGCGCCGCGCAACAGGCGCAGATCCATGACGACATCATGGCCATGCCCCTCAAGTACGACACGCCGCTGTCCAGCTTCGGTCAAGGGCTGTCTGGGGGCCAGCGGCAGCGGTTGGGGTTGGCACGCGCGTTGGTGCGCAAGCCCGCCATGCTGCTGTTGGACGAGGCCACCAGCGCACTGGATGCCTTGACCGAGGCTCGGGTCCATGATGCGTTGGCGGCGCTGCGCTGCACCCGCGTCGTGATTGCCCACCGGATGAGCACCGTGGTGAATGCAAACCTCATCCTAGTGATGGAGGCGGGGCGCTTGGTGGAGCAAGGGTCGCACAGGGAACTCATGGCGCGCGGAGGAATCTACGCAAGCCTCATCCACGCGCAGCTCCGGGGACACCTGCCACCTGACGAGGAGCCCCTGCCGATGCGTGTCTCGGGGACCTGA
- a CDS encoding lantibiotic dehydratase: MDPFVSARCMEQLAHLDRLTAQLKALRSDAADALFAALPGADPSIRHFLLNVKRDCFNHRPLHKYRKSPQWEQLPPTAALILERVLGQEQEIEAGEQAFRKSYLEDRETGHQWLLEQGRQPSFLRAVSLASAGLVEYLDRLYLKPQSEYGKRERKTEQSLLRYFSRSVVKLSPYSTFTKVALGLVTEGQDPAYSIRVLDEPWSERSLLRVKRYLLDQSRELLFQHPRAREALAVVLNDTIEDLGEGQHRFLRPLMLERDVTSGELRFTRPSQVRVRLSGPLITWLKTQLNGRSRSYREVQHEAAAAFDEAPERLDATFAKLINIGFLQLVPPWSTIEFHLEQHLLHFVRGLLPDAGLEPLVGTLESLIELEKQYSGSKSPLASVKEIDRLVARLFEQIQEAVAGDALALRLEKVTHNYYEDVLLHTGEHRSPSHEVVHVDPKTAEELLSQADLLWRLANLFEPRHEIHHALWAFAERRWPGRAEIPFLEFFAEAQPLWEQALAHRSSSSQGGTFNPFGLEEVESLQHLREELRRAIPQIYRQKDGETQVQLDALQRLVDGIPARYAPLVGPCLFAQPADARGSQWVANRFFEGTGRCGSRFTAIMGPPALTDYTDHYERGSRRRMGEETAELLDTLFIRGNTVGIHAPQTPRILEIPGEFSLLPESRRLQLRDLVLRADPLSRSFTIRDRQGQRLIPSYLSSLQNEFLASPLKFLDVFGTMARSTLMLPTHGHERDGITVAERLTLGRLVVRRRRWVIPPERMPRWEMPEPDAFLAINRWREALGLPVQVYLIEKVTAEAVSFDVFKPQYIDFRSPALVALFQTVLSTGKMEQVTLEEALPTPEAYPTDVQGRRWGVEVILDSLVIPRTHPTFP; encoded by the coding sequence ATGGATCCGTTCGTGAGCGCACGCTGCATGGAACAGCTCGCGCATCTGGACCGGCTCACCGCCCAATTGAAGGCCCTGCGTTCAGATGCAGCGGACGCGCTCTTCGCGGCACTGCCCGGCGCCGACCCTTCCATCCGGCACTTCCTGTTGAACGTGAAGCGGGACTGCTTCAACCACCGGCCCCTCCACAAGTACCGGAAGTCGCCACAATGGGAGCAGCTTCCCCCGACCGCCGCGTTGATCCTCGAACGGGTCCTCGGGCAGGAGCAGGAGATCGAGGCTGGTGAGCAGGCCTTCCGGAAGAGCTACCTGGAGGACCGCGAGACCGGTCATCAATGGCTGCTGGAACAAGGTCGACAGCCATCCTTCCTGCGAGCCGTCAGCCTCGCGAGCGCGGGGCTCGTGGAGTACCTTGATCGCCTGTACCTGAAGCCCCAGTCCGAGTATGGCAAGCGGGAGCGCAAGACGGAGCAGAGCCTGCTGCGCTACTTCAGCCGCTCCGTCGTGAAGCTCTCGCCGTACTCGACCTTCACGAAGGTGGCGCTCGGACTGGTCACGGAGGGACAGGACCCCGCCTACAGCATCCGTGTGCTGGACGAGCCCTGGTCTGAACGGTCCCTCCTGCGCGTGAAGCGCTATCTGCTGGACCAGAGCCGTGAACTGCTCTTCCAGCACCCCCGTGCCCGCGAAGCGCTCGCCGTCGTTCTCAACGACACCATCGAGGACCTGGGAGAGGGCCAGCACCGCTTCCTGCGTCCATTGATGTTGGAGCGGGACGTCACCTCGGGCGAACTCAGGTTCACGCGTCCTTCGCAGGTGCGGGTCCGGCTGAGTGGACCGCTCATCACCTGGCTGAAGACACAACTGAATGGCCGTTCCCGCTCCTACCGAGAGGTCCAGCACGAGGCCGCCGCCGCCTTCGACGAAGCCCCGGAGCGGCTGGATGCCACGTTCGCCAAGCTGATCAACATCGGGTTTCTCCAGCTCGTTCCACCCTGGTCGACGATCGAGTTCCACCTCGAGCAGCATCTGCTCCACTTCGTGCGTGGCCTGCTTCCCGACGCGGGACTGGAGCCCCTTGTCGGGACGCTCGAATCGCTCATTGAGCTGGAGAAGCAGTACTCAGGGTCGAAGTCACCGCTCGCGTCCGTGAAGGAGATCGACCGGCTGGTGGCCCGGCTCTTCGAGCAGATCCAGGAGGCCGTGGCGGGGGATGCCCTGGCGCTTCGCCTGGAGAAGGTGACCCACAACTACTACGAGGATGTCCTGCTGCACACGGGTGAACACCGCTCACCTTCCCACGAGGTGGTGCATGTCGATCCGAAAACCGCCGAGGAGCTGCTGTCCCAGGCGGATCTACTCTGGAGGTTGGCCAACCTCTTCGAGCCGCGGCATGAGATCCACCATGCGCTCTGGGCATTCGCGGAACGACGGTGGCCGGGGCGCGCGGAGATTCCCTTCCTGGAGTTCTTCGCGGAGGCCCAGCCGCTCTGGGAGCAGGCCCTGGCCCACCGGTCGTCCTCTTCCCAGGGAGGGACCTTCAATCCCTTCGGGCTGGAAGAGGTCGAATCGTTGCAGCACCTGCGCGAAGAACTCCGACGCGCGATTCCCCAGATCTATCGCCAGAAGGATGGCGAGACCCAGGTCCAACTGGACGCGCTGCAGCGGCTGGTGGATGGGATTCCAGCCCGCTACGCCCCGCTTGTGGGCCCCTGCCTCTTTGCGCAGCCTGCGGATGCGCGGGGTTCGCAGTGGGTGGCGAACCGCTTCTTCGAAGGCACGGGCCGCTGCGGAAGCCGCTTCACGGCCATCATGGGGCCACCCGCGCTGACGGATTACACCGACCACTACGAGCGTGGCTCCCGCAGAAGGATGGGTGAAGAAACCGCGGAGTTGCTGGACACCCTCTTCATCCGCGGCAACACCGTTGGCATCCACGCCCCCCAGACTCCCCGGATCCTGGAGATACCGGGTGAGTTCTCACTCCTGCCCGAAAGTCGGAGGCTGCAACTTCGGGATCTGGTGCTCCGCGCGGACCCTCTCTCGCGGAGCTTCACGATCCGAGACAGACAGGGCCAGCGACTCATCCCCAGCTATCTCAGCTCACTCCAGAACGAGTTCCTTGCCTCGCCCTTGAAGTTCCTGGACGTCTTCGGAACCATGGCCCGCAGCACCCTCATGCTTCCCACCCATGGGCACGAGCGCGACGGCATCACCGTGGCCGAACGACTCACCCTGGGGCGGCTGGTTGTGCGCCGCCGCCGTTGGGTGATTCCTCCTGAGCGGATGCCGCGCTGGGAGATGCCCGAACCCGATGCCTTCCTGGCCATCAATCGCTGGCGGGAGGCCCTGGGCCTGCCAGTTCAGGTGTACCTCATCGAAAAGGTTACGGCGGAAGCCGTCTCATTCGATGTCTTCAAACCCCAGTACATCGACTTCCGTTCGCCAGCGCTCGTCGCGCTGTTCCAGACGGTTCTTTCGACGGGAAAGATGGAACAGGTCACCCTTGAGGAAGCACTTCCAACCCCAGAAGCCTATCCCACGGATGTTCAGGGTCGGCGCTGGGGAGTCGAGGTCATTCTCGACAGCCTCGTCATTCCCAGGACTCACCCGACATTCCCATGA
- a CDS encoding thiopeptide-type bacteriocin biosynthesis protein, translated as MDAVDPDRARTSDSGPGALVVPLDDASWISFHLFLNSGLNLLLDQVVRPAVQTLLAERRIDRFFFIRYAEQGDHIRLRLRTRQRDIGPLEHHAHALLASLAERPASALHGERPRIMRAALELEVERYGGERLLPHSLDHFAISSLDALALNAEAISMTRAQLLPRSMTRLVQQAFGLAIDLVDFSALLDYFVGWRPRMALPMARADAVFDANREAFQRQFRSTLEMLLAGKVPLEVQAAQCLSRTVQDLPLEPRRILTASQLHMSSNRMGLANAEEGYLTRLMCRCAVALAERDPAFWSEVGTCLLQQRTQEAALPGETLAALVSEQLQRFCITAMA; from the coding sequence ATGGACGCGGTCGACCCGGACAGGGCGCGGACGTCGGACTCCGGACCCGGAGCCCTGGTCGTCCCACTCGACGACGCCAGCTGGATTTCCTTCCACCTCTTCCTGAACTCGGGCCTGAACCTGTTGCTCGACCAGGTGGTGCGGCCAGCGGTCCAGACCCTGCTCGCCGAGCGGCGGATTGATCGGTTCTTCTTCATCCGCTACGCCGAGCAGGGAGATCACATTCGGCTGAGATTGCGCACACGCCAGCGGGACATTGGGCCCCTGGAGCACCATGCGCATGCGTTGCTGGCGTCACTCGCGGAGCGACCCGCGTCAGCCCTTCACGGCGAAAGACCGCGCATCATGCGCGCGGCGCTTGAGTTGGAGGTCGAGCGCTATGGCGGAGAACGCCTGCTCCCGCATTCGCTCGACCACTTCGCGATCTCAAGCCTTGATGCGCTCGCCTTGAATGCCGAGGCCATCTCAATGACTCGGGCCCAGTTGCTGCCACGAAGCATGACGCGGCTGGTGCAGCAGGCTTTCGGGCTCGCGATCGACCTAGTGGACTTTTCGGCGCTGCTTGACTACTTCGTCGGCTGGCGCCCGCGAATGGCCTTGCCCATGGCCCGTGCGGACGCGGTGTTCGATGCGAACCGGGAAGCCTTCCAGCGGCAGTTCCGGAGCACCCTCGAAATGCTCTTGGCAGGAAAGGTCCCCCTTGAGGTCCAGGCGGCGCAGTGCCTGTCGCGCACCGTGCAAGACCTGCCACTGGAGCCCCGGCGCATCCTCACCGCCAGCCAGTTGCACATGTCCTCCAACCGCATGGGCCTGGCCAACGCCGAGGAAGGCTACCTCACCCGCCTCATGTGCCGTTGTGCTGTCGCCCTGGCGGAGCGTGACCCCGCCTTCTGGTCCGAGGTCGGGACCTGCCTCCTCCAACAGCGAACGCAGGAAGCGGCGCTGCCGGGCGAGACACTGGCAGCGCTCGTCTCGGAGCAGTTGCAGCGATTCTGCATCACCGCCATGGCGTGA
- a CDS encoding lantibiotic dehydratase C-terminal domain-containing protein, with protein sequence MTANIYCNQRLDELLAQAIAPLWTQLQFLHDKEDCFLWFTRYARRGEHLKLRVHGSARLAEEVRGRLEAEVSRFFGTLVEIAPSERIVNSQLPPIDVEDGSEGEAPDRSLLWTTYSRSPAVLGAESFVRDAEHSELFTRAMAECARLILVELAPDMTGQAYAQKRQSLFLKMLIAGISEASDAPAFWITYLTYHRDWLVRYFVANGDPHKVSHASILEDLEQKLAKSSSAIAPLGALIAAHAGLDPVARYEGSLGGWRSGVAAFFRHIAGYRGQPEYDLDPYAADSTHLPLFKLLHGCANQLGFRMSNEAYLHHLLLRAAGTWTQAAS encoded by the coding sequence GTGACCGCGAACATCTACTGCAACCAGCGGCTCGACGAACTTTTGGCCCAAGCGATTGCGCCCCTCTGGACGCAGCTCCAGTTCCTTCACGACAAAGAGGACTGCTTCCTGTGGTTCACGCGGTATGCGCGCCGTGGTGAGCACCTCAAGCTGAGGGTCCATGGTTCGGCGCGGCTCGCGGAGGAGGTTCGGGGAAGGCTGGAGGCGGAGGTGTCCCGCTTCTTCGGAACCCTCGTGGAAATCGCGCCATCCGAGCGCATCGTCAACTCGCAGCTCCCTCCCATTGATGTCGAGGACGGCTCCGAGGGCGAGGCGCCAGACCGAAGCCTCCTCTGGACGACCTACAGCCGCAGCCCGGCGGTCCTGGGGGCGGAGTCCTTCGTGCGGGACGCCGAGCACTCCGAACTCTTCACGCGTGCCATGGCCGAATGCGCACGGCTCATCCTCGTCGAACTGGCTCCGGACATGACGGGTCAGGCATATGCGCAAAAGCGCCAGTCCCTCTTCCTGAAGATGCTAATCGCCGGCATCTCCGAGGCGAGCGATGCCCCCGCGTTCTGGATCACCTACTTGACGTACCATCGCGACTGGCTCGTCCGGTACTTCGTGGCCAACGGAGATCCCCACAAGGTGAGCCACGCGTCCATCCTTGAGGACCTTGAGCAGAAGCTCGCCAAGTCGAGCTCCGCGATCGCTCCCCTGGGTGCGCTCATCGCCGCGCACGCCGGATTGGATCCGGTCGCGCGGTACGAAGGATCGCTGGGAGGATGGCGCTCTGGCGTCGCAGCGTTCTTCCGTCACATCGCCGGCTACCGGGGCCAGCCGGAATACGACCTGGACCCCTACGCCGCCGATTCCACCCACCTCCCCTTGTTCAAGCTGCTCCATGGTTGCGCCAACCAGCTTGGATTCCGCATGAGCAATGAGGCCTACCTCCACCACCTGCTGCTGCGGGCCGCGGGCACCTGGACCCAGGCGGCGAGCTGA
- a CDS encoding lantibiotic dehydratase C-terminal domain-containing protein, whose product MSSHREPLLTANIYCDGFIDELIHQVMAPFLAEMRLSHGEDVLLWLMRYSLRGEHLKVRMYGPEAAAGAARKALSAAVDRFMATLPAPVPGAGRAENRLIAALDEEDIGDTPRPDRTLLWTHYRLQPSHMGCEPLSSTAGFAEGYIRCLAEATRVVLMQPLPEGGRPARTAARTALFTRFLLGALAGLGLRPEEECEYLVFHRDWLLAGTSDSPSQAIEFLEHRVAKEGRTLQRLTAIALERHAGRPAPGHDAFTNWSGALGIHGRQALVACGVSVAAGLSPEQRPLFFAAVARVLHNTANVVALDISNEVYLLHLLGHALRPLLKANEVDSPSSPPASSRPHR is encoded by the coding sequence ATGTCATCGCACCGCGAGCCGCTGCTCACCGCGAACATCTATTGCGACGGGTTCATCGATGAACTCATACACCAGGTCATGGCTCCCTTCCTGGCGGAGATGCGGCTGAGCCACGGAGAGGATGTCCTGCTCTGGCTGATGCGGTACTCGCTTCGCGGCGAGCATCTCAAGGTCCGGATGTACGGGCCGGAAGCTGCGGCAGGGGCTGCACGCAAGGCATTAAGTGCCGCAGTCGACCGGTTCATGGCCACTCTCCCCGCCCCCGTCCCAGGCGCTGGACGCGCCGAGAACAGACTGATTGCCGCACTCGATGAGGAGGACATTGGCGACACGCCTCGGCCCGACAGGACCCTTCTCTGGACGCACTACCGGCTCCAGCCGTCGCACATGGGCTGCGAACCCCTCTCCAGCACCGCGGGATTCGCCGAGGGCTACATCCGGTGTCTCGCGGAGGCAACCCGGGTCGTCCTGATGCAACCCCTTCCGGAAGGCGGGCGGCCTGCCCGGACGGCCGCCCGCACCGCTCTGTTCACACGCTTCCTGCTTGGTGCCCTCGCGGGATTGGGACTTCGGCCCGAGGAGGAATGCGAGTACTTGGTGTTCCACCGGGACTGGCTGCTCGCTGGCACCAGCGACAGTCCCTCCCAGGCCATCGAATTCCTGGAACACCGGGTCGCCAAGGAGGGCCGCACGCTGCAGCGACTGACGGCCATCGCGCTCGAGCGCCACGCGGGACGCCCGGCCCCGGGGCATGACGCCTTCACGAACTGGAGTGGCGCCCTGGGAATCCATGGGCGCCAAGCGCTCGTCGCCTGCGGTGTCTCGGTGGCAGCCGGGTTGTCGCCGGAACAACGTCCCTTGTTCTTCGCCGCGGTGGCACGAGTCCTTCACAACACGGCCAACGTCGTCGCGCTCGACATCAGCAACGAGGTCTACCTCCTCCACCTGCTGGGCCATGCGCTGCGCCCGTTGCTGAAGGCGAATGAGGTCGATTCGCCTTCTTCTCCCCCAGCTTCATCGAGACCACACCGATGA
- a CDS encoding lanthionine synthetase LanC family protein has translation MATLDRGLLLNAASVVAARLRAQCIRDADGSVSWVGNARETAEGSGNPKLPLPDGIHDFYSGLPGIGLFFAAHGRLTGDAESRELALRIFAPLRQQARAVAAGSLAHSLARLGIGGLVGAGSLLYCFVKLGQLLDDASLLDEAHALSALITPEELTADIRLDVVYGCAGAILTLLSLGRVADRPNPRGQTPLELAQVARGHLLRHRISFEQGPRAWARRTFSWPRSGMAHGTTGVCMALARLANRVGGDTESWDAIAEALRFERQLFDPQSGNWFLSPERERKFLLGWCHGAPGMALGRIALLDLAPPATLDASLREELGWALTTLRTSPPYAMDHLCCGNMGWAETLLRAWQHTEENVLLQKAHAIALHVLRAAKTRGGFHLGPGNDREPSFFHGLAGLGYGFLRLAEPSTLPCLALFE, from the coding sequence GTGGCGACGCTCGACCGAGGCCTCCTGTTGAATGCCGCTTCCGTCGTGGCAGCCCGTCTTCGTGCACAGTGCATCCGTGACGCGGATGGAAGCGTGTCATGGGTGGGCAATGCTCGCGAAACTGCGGAAGGGAGTGGTAATCCCAAGCTTCCGCTCCCCGACGGCATCCATGACTTCTACAGTGGGCTTCCGGGAATTGGCCTCTTCTTCGCCGCGCATGGGCGGTTGACAGGTGACGCGGAGTCCCGAGAGCTTGCCCTGCGCATCTTCGCCCCGCTCCGTCAGCAGGCTCGCGCAGTGGCGGCTGGCTCCCTGGCGCATTCACTCGCACGCCTCGGCATTGGGGGGCTGGTGGGGGCGGGGTCGCTTCTCTATTGCTTCGTCAAGCTGGGCCAGCTGCTCGACGACGCCTCCCTCCTGGACGAAGCGCATGCCCTCAGTGCGCTCATCACGCCCGAGGAGCTGACCGCCGACATCCGGCTTGACGTGGTCTATGGCTGTGCGGGGGCGATCCTGACGCTGCTTTCGCTGGGACGCGTGGCGGACCGTCCCAACCCGCGCGGGCAGACCCCACTCGAACTGGCCCAGGTGGCCAGGGGTCATCTCCTGCGCCATCGAATCAGCTTCGAACAGGGGCCCCGGGCCTGGGCACGCCGGACCTTTTCCTGGCCACGCAGCGGCATGGCCCATGGAACCACGGGCGTCTGCATGGCCTTGGCCCGGTTGGCCAACCGGGTTGGTGGCGACACAGAATCGTGGGACGCGATTGCGGAGGCGCTGCGTTTTGAACGTCAGCTCTTCGATCCTCAGTCCGGCAACTGGTTCCTCTCACCTGAACGCGAGAGGAAGTTCCTGCTGGGCTGGTGTCATGGCGCGCCAGGAATGGCGCTGGGCCGCATCGCGCTGCTCGACCTGGCACCACCGGCGACGCTCGACGCATCCCTCAGGGAGGAACTGGGCTGGGCGCTCACCACGCTGCGGACGAGTCCCCCGTACGCGATGGATCACCTCTGCTGTGGAAACATGGGCTGGGCCGAAACACTCCTGCGCGCCTGGCAACACACGGAAGAGAACGTGTTGCTCCAGAAGGCACATGCCATCGCGCTCCATGTCCTGCGTGCCGCCAAGACGCGTGGTGGCTTCCACCTGGGACCCGGCAATGACCGTGAGCCCTCCTTCTTTCATGGGCTCGCGGGGCTTGGCTACGGCTTTCTCCGGCTAGCGGAGCCCTCGACGCTGCCTTGCCTGGCCCTCTTCGAGTGA
- a CDS encoding DUF1963 domain-containing protein: protein MRPELPEDLRRLLRARSQTLLDRVERFLDDAPRRCTYVRTERFSGRPLRTSWVRRLLGQRAATPVLGVLDSKFGGTPYVEEANLAWKGFRFLGQLHFARIQDLAPDLPRHGLFALDHEVRGPFSERFRVRWYPDPSEARARSIPLPWTVGRWEARMSFAPGWSLPGGNAWESPLPKEDMELLSHWTDWEPEGFLEDQLEPGVHRLGGHRSAGLDEHEAPPPPAGQAPASYVQLWRINSDNPAGFHWGTNWVYVLIHPEDLAAGRLERAVVTIANA from the coding sequence ATGCGCCCTGAACTTCCGGAAGACCTGCGACGGTTGCTCCGCGCTCGCTCGCAGACATTGTTGGACCGCGTCGAAAGGTTCCTCGACGACGCCCCACGCAGGTGCACGTACGTCCGGACGGAGCGGTTTTCAGGGCGGCCCCTGCGGACCTCCTGGGTGCGTCGGCTGTTGGGACAACGTGCCGCGACGCCAGTGCTCGGGGTTCTCGACAGCAAGTTCGGCGGCACCCCGTACGTGGAAGAGGCGAACCTTGCGTGGAAGGGCTTCCGCTTCCTCGGGCAGCTTCACTTCGCGCGAATCCAGGACTTGGCTCCGGACCTGCCGCGCCACGGCCTCTTCGCGCTCGACCATGAGGTGAGAGGGCCGTTCTCCGAGAGGTTTCGCGTCCGTTGGTATCCGGATCCCTCCGAGGCTCGCGCCCGTTCCATCCCCCTTCCCTGGACCGTGGGGCGCTGGGAAGCACGGATGTCGTTTGCTCCGGGCTGGTCGCTGCCAGGGGGCAATGCCTGGGAGTCACCGCTCCCGAAGGAGGACATGGAGCTCCTGTCGCACTGGACCGACTGGGAGCCCGAAGGCTTCCTCGAGGATCAGCTGGAACCCGGCGTGCATCGGCTGGGAGGTCACCGGAGCGCCGGGCTGGACGAACACGAAGCTCCCCCGCCACCGGCCGGGCAGGCCCCTGCCTCCTACGTGCAGCTCTGGCGCATCAACTCCGACAACCCTGCTGGCTTCCATTGGGGAACAAACTGGGTCTACGTCCTGATCCACCCGGAAGACCTAGCGGCAGGACGGCTGGAGCGCGCCGTGGTGACAATCGCGAACGCCTGA